Proteins encoded within one genomic window of Rhinolophus sinicus isolate RSC01 linkage group LG05, ASM3656204v1, whole genome shotgun sequence:
- the TRIM10 gene encoding tripartite motif-containing protein 10 isoform X1 produces MASAASVTSLADEVNCPICQGSLREPVTIDCGHNFCRGCLTRYCETPGLDPEEPLTCPLCKEPFRPGSFRPNWQLASVVENIERLKLVSQPGSDEEDVCHEHGEKVYYFCEDDEMQLCVLCREAWEHRAHTVRFLEDAAGPYREQIQKCLECLRKEREEIQEIQSRENQRIQVLLTQVATKRQKVIFEFAYLSQFLEEQQSILLAQLESLDGDILKQRDEFDVLVTGEICRFSALIAELEEKNEKPARELLTDIRSTLIRCETRKCRKPEAVSPELGQRIRDFPQQALPLQRELKMFLEKLCFELDYEPAHISLDPQTSHPKLLLSEDHQRARFSYKWQNSPNNPQRFDRATCVLAHGGFTGGRHTWVVSVDLAHGGSCTVGVVSEDVRRKGELRLRPEEGVWAMRLAWGFVSALGSFPTRLSLKEQPRQVRVSLDYEVGWVTFANAATQEPIYTFTATFTQKVFPFFGLWGRGSSFSLNS; encoded by the exons ATGGCCTCAGCCGCCTCTGTGACCAGCCTGGCAGATGAGGTCAACTGCCCCATCTGTCAAGGCTCCCTGAGGGAGCCGGTCACCATCGACTGTGGCCACAACTTCTGCCGTGGCTGCCTTACCCGTTACTGCGAGACCCCAGGCCTGGACCCCGAGGAACCCCTCACCTGCCCGCTCTGCAAGGAGCCATTCCGCCCAGGAAGCTTCCGGCCCAACTGGCAGCTGGCCAGCGTGGTAGAGAACATTGAGCGCCTGAAGCTGGTGTCCCAGCCAGGCTCAGATGAGGAGGACGTCTGCCACGAGCACGGCGAGAAGGTCTACTACTTCTGCGAGGATGATGAGATGCAGCTGTGTGTGCTGTGCCGGGAGGCCTGGGAGCACCGAGCCCACACTGTGCGCTTCCTGGAGGATGCGGCCGGTCCCTACAGG GAACAAATACAGAAGTGTCTCGAGTGTCTacgaaaagagagagaggaaattcaAGAGATCCAGTCAAGAGAAAACCAAAGGATACAAGTCCTTCTG ACTCAGGTGGCCACCAAGAGACAAAAAGTGATTTTCGAGTTTGCATATCTGAGCCAGTTCCTGGAGGAGCAGCAGAGCATCCTCTTAGCGCAGTTGGAGAGCCTGGATGGGGACATCTTGAAGCAACGGGATGAGTTTGATGTCCTGGTCACCGGGGAGATCTGCCGGTTTAGTGCCTTGATTGCAGAACTGGAGGAGAAGAACGAGAAGCCAGCAAGGGAGCTCCTGACG gATATCAGAAGCACTCTAATAAG ATGTGAAACCAGAAAGTGTCGGAAACCAGAGGCTGTGTCGCCTGAGCTGGGCCAGAGGATCCGGGACTTTCCCCAGCAGGCCCTCCCACTGCAGAGGGAGTTGAAGATGTTTCTGG aAAAACTCTGCTTTGAGTTGGACTATGAACCAG CTCACATCTCTCTAGACCCCCAGACTTCCCACCCCAAGCTCCTCTTGTCTGAGGACCACCAGCGGGCTCGGTTCTCCTACAAATGGCAGAACTCGCCAAACAACCCTCAGCGTTTTGACCGGGCCACCTGTGTCCTGGCCCACGGTGGCTTCACAGGGGGAAGACACACGTGGGTGGTGAGTGTAGACTTGGCCCATGGGGGCAGCTGCACCGTGGGTGTGGTCAGTGAGGACGTGCGGCGGAAAGGGGAACTTCGACTGAGGCCAGAGGAGGGCGTGTGGGCCATGAGGCTGGCTTGGGGCTTTGTCTCAGCCCTGGGCTCCTTCCCCACACGGCTGTCCCTGAAAGAGCAGCCCAGGCAGGTGAGGGTATCTCTTGACTACGAGGTGGGCTGGGTGACCTTTGCCAACGCTGCCACTCAGGAACCCATTTATACCTTCACTGCCACCTTCACTCAAAAGGTCTTCCCCTTCTTTGGGCTCTGGGGCCGAGGGTCCAGTTTCTCCCTAAACTCCTGA
- the TRIM15 gene encoding E3 ubiquitin-protein ligase TRIM15 isoform X4, with translation MDRLRSRLEALSTERDEIEDIKNREEQKFQVLLTQIESKKQQVKAAFERLQQELGEQQCLLLARLTELEKQIWKERDEYILKVTEEVVRLGAQVKELEEKCQQPASELLQDVRVTQSRCEMKTFVSPEAISSDLVRKIRDLHRKILTLPEMMNTFSENLVHHLETDSVGLGWGPRVCISNKLPGKVDACDPWITPLVAKPYSTAPLAGQVEELSSSPLMDQKGKLRSREAKPLADCTRGRHSGPSDRQPESGAVGGPEVGEVRAAEAEPARQPPALPAPPGGAGLPRLLLRTPRLAGGGAAGRRRRLQRGGGAGGRGAGGAGPERRPGRLGRGPVAPAVLGQHLPGHRPAAGRRPAQPGRRAGLRGRPRDPAQRRDAGAHLHLHRLLLW, from the exons ATG GATCGTCTCAGGAGTCGGTTGGAAGCTCTAAGCACGGAGAGAGATGAGATTGAGGACATAAAGAATCGGGAAGAACAGAAGTTCCAAGTGCTTCTG ACTCAGATTGAAAGCAAGAAGCAGCAGGTGAAAGCTGCTTTTGAGCGGTTGCAGCAGGAGCTGGGGGAACAGCAGTGTCTCCTGCTGGCCAGGCTGACTGAGCTGGAGAAGCAAATCTGGAAGGAGAGAGATGAGTACATCTTAAAGGTCACTGAGGAGGTCGTCCGGCTTGGAGCCCAGGTGAAGGAGCTGGAGGAGAAGTGTCAGCAGCCAGCAAGTGAGCTTCTACAA GATGTCAGAGTCACCCAGAGCAG GTGTGAGATGAAGACTTTTGTGAGTCCAGAGGCCATTTCTTCTGACCTTGTCAGGAAGATCCGCGATCTCCACAGGAAAATACTCACCCTCCCAGAGATGATGAATACCTTCTCAG AAAACTTGGTGCATCATCTGGAAACAGATTCAG taggtctgggatggggcccaagagtctgcatttctaacaagctcccaggtaaaGTGGATGCCTGTGATCCATGGATCACACCTCTGGTGGCAAAACCTTACAGCACAGCGCCACTTGCGGGTCAGGTAGAGGAGCTGTCATCCTCTCCCCTCATGGaccagaaggggaaactgaggtccagagaagccAAGCCACTGGCAGACTGCACAAG GGGTCGTCACTCTGGACCCTCAGACCGCCAGCCGGAGTCTGGTGCTGTCGGAGGACCGGAGGTCGGTGAGGTGCGCGCCGCGGAAGCAGAACCTGCCCGACAGCCCCCTGCGCTTCCAGCGCCTCCCGGCGGTGCTGGGCTCCCCCGGCTTCTGCTCCGGACGCCACGGCTGGCAGGTGGAGGTGCAGCTGGGAGACGGCGGCGGCTGCAGCGTGGGGGTGGCGCGGGAGGGCGTGGGGCGGGCGGAGCAGGGCCTGAGCGCCGACCGGGGCGTCTGGGCCGTGGGCCTGTCGCACCAGCAGTGCTGGGCCAGCACCTCCCCGGTCACCGACCTGCCGCTGGACGGCGTCCCGCGCAGCCTGGCCGTCGCGCTGGACTACGAGGCCGGCCGCGTGACCCTGCTCAACGCCGAGACGCGGGAGCCCATCTTCACCTTCACCGCCTCCTTCTCTGGTAG
- the TRIM15 gene encoding E3 ubiquitin-protein ligase TRIM15 isoform X5: MPSTSSHKGAACPACKRALEDAVTAACGHIFCQLCLPPPHHMGAQPSSGVLLCPLCREKEETETLVAPVPLGPLGETFCEEHGEKIYFFCEKDAEFLCVFCREGPTHQAHTVGFLDEAIQPYRDRLRSRLEALSTERDEIEDIKNREEQKFQVLLTQIESKKQQVKAAFERLQQELGEQQCLLLARLTELEKQIWKERDEYILKVTEEVVRLGAQVKELEEKCQQPASELLQDVRVTQSRCEMKTFVSPEAISSDLVRKIRDLHRKILTLPEMMNTFSENLVHHLETDSVGLGWGPRVCISNKLPGKVDACDPWITPLVAKPYSTAPLAGQVEELSSSPLMDQKGKLRSREAKPLADCTRQGSSLWTLRPPAGVWCCRRTGGR; the protein is encoded by the exons ATGCCCTCAACCTCCTCCCATAAGGGGGCTGCCTGTCCTGCCTGCAAGAGGGCCCTGGAGGATGCAGTGACCGCGGCCTGTGGACACATCTTTTGCCAGCtgtgcctccccccaccccaccacatgGGGGCCCAGCCCTCCAGCGGGGTCCTGCTCTGTCCTCTctgcagagagaaagaggagacagagaCCCTTGTGGCCCCTGTGCCCCTGGGCCCTCTGGGGGAGACTTTCTGCGAGGAGCACGGCGAGAAGATTTACTTCTTCTGTGAGAAAGATGCCGAGTTCCTCTGTGTGTTCTGCCGAGAGGGTCCCACCCACCAGGCTCACACCGTGGGCTTCCTCGATGAGGCCATTCAGCCCTACCGG GATCGTCTCAGGAGTCGGTTGGAAGCTCTAAGCACGGAGAGAGATGAGATTGAGGACATAAAGAATCGGGAAGAACAGAAGTTCCAAGTGCTTCTG ACTCAGATTGAAAGCAAGAAGCAGCAGGTGAAAGCTGCTTTTGAGCGGTTGCAGCAGGAGCTGGGGGAACAGCAGTGTCTCCTGCTGGCCAGGCTGACTGAGCTGGAGAAGCAAATCTGGAAGGAGAGAGATGAGTACATCTTAAAGGTCACTGAGGAGGTCGTCCGGCTTGGAGCCCAGGTGAAGGAGCTGGAGGAGAAGTGTCAGCAGCCAGCAAGTGAGCTTCTACAA GATGTCAGAGTCACCCAGAGCAG GTGTGAGATGAAGACTTTTGTGAGTCCAGAGGCCATTTCTTCTGACCTTGTCAGGAAGATCCGCGATCTCCACAGGAAAATACTCACCCTCCCAGAGATGATGAATACCTTCTCAG AAAACTTGGTGCATCATCTGGAAACAGATTCAG taggtctgggatggggcccaagagtctgcatttctaacaagctcccaggtaaaGTGGATGCCTGTGATCCATGGATCACACCTCTGGTGGCAAAACCTTACAGCACAGCGCCACTTGCGGGTCAGGTAGAGGAGCTGTCATCCTCTCCCCTCATGGaccagaaggggaaactgaggtccagagaagccAAGCCACTGGCAGACTGCACAAGGCAG GGGTCGTCACTCTGGACCCTCAGACCGCCAGCCGGAGTCTGGTGCTGTCGGAGGACCGGAGGTCGGTGA
- the TRIM10 gene encoding tripartite motif-containing protein 10 isoform X2, producing the protein MASAASVTSLADEVNCPICQGSLREPVTIDCGHNFCRGCLTRYCETPGLDPEEPLTCPLCKEPFRPGSFRPNWQLASVVENIERLKLVSQPGSDEEDVCHEHGEKVYYFCEDDEMQLCVLCREAWEHRAHTVRFLEDAAGPYREQIQKCLECLRKEREEIQEIQSRENQRIQVLLDIRSTLIRCETRKCRKPEAVSPELGQRIRDFPQQALPLQRELKMFLEKLCFELDYEPAHISLDPQTSHPKLLLSEDHQRARFSYKWQNSPNNPQRFDRATCVLAHGGFTGGRHTWVVSVDLAHGGSCTVGVVSEDVRRKGELRLRPEEGVWAMRLAWGFVSALGSFPTRLSLKEQPRQVRVSLDYEVGWVTFANAATQEPIYTFTATFTQKVFPFFGLWGRGSSFSLNS; encoded by the exons ATGGCCTCAGCCGCCTCTGTGACCAGCCTGGCAGATGAGGTCAACTGCCCCATCTGTCAAGGCTCCCTGAGGGAGCCGGTCACCATCGACTGTGGCCACAACTTCTGCCGTGGCTGCCTTACCCGTTACTGCGAGACCCCAGGCCTGGACCCCGAGGAACCCCTCACCTGCCCGCTCTGCAAGGAGCCATTCCGCCCAGGAAGCTTCCGGCCCAACTGGCAGCTGGCCAGCGTGGTAGAGAACATTGAGCGCCTGAAGCTGGTGTCCCAGCCAGGCTCAGATGAGGAGGACGTCTGCCACGAGCACGGCGAGAAGGTCTACTACTTCTGCGAGGATGATGAGATGCAGCTGTGTGTGCTGTGCCGGGAGGCCTGGGAGCACCGAGCCCACACTGTGCGCTTCCTGGAGGATGCGGCCGGTCCCTACAGG GAACAAATACAGAAGTGTCTCGAGTGTCTacgaaaagagagagaggaaattcaAGAGATCCAGTCAAGAGAAAACCAAAGGATACAAGTCCTTCTG gATATCAGAAGCACTCTAATAAG ATGTGAAACCAGAAAGTGTCGGAAACCAGAGGCTGTGTCGCCTGAGCTGGGCCAGAGGATCCGGGACTTTCCCCAGCAGGCCCTCCCACTGCAGAGGGAGTTGAAGATGTTTCTGG aAAAACTCTGCTTTGAGTTGGACTATGAACCAG CTCACATCTCTCTAGACCCCCAGACTTCCCACCCCAAGCTCCTCTTGTCTGAGGACCACCAGCGGGCTCGGTTCTCCTACAAATGGCAGAACTCGCCAAACAACCCTCAGCGTTTTGACCGGGCCACCTGTGTCCTGGCCCACGGTGGCTTCACAGGGGGAAGACACACGTGGGTGGTGAGTGTAGACTTGGCCCATGGGGGCAGCTGCACCGTGGGTGTGGTCAGTGAGGACGTGCGGCGGAAAGGGGAACTTCGACTGAGGCCAGAGGAGGGCGTGTGGGCCATGAGGCTGGCTTGGGGCTTTGTCTCAGCCCTGGGCTCCTTCCCCACACGGCTGTCCCTGAAAGAGCAGCCCAGGCAGGTGAGGGTATCTCTTGACTACGAGGTGGGCTGGGTGACCTTTGCCAACGCTGCCACTCAGGAACCCATTTATACCTTCACTGCCACCTTCACTCAAAAGGTCTTCCCCTTCTTTGGGCTCTGGGGCCGAGGGTCCAGTTTCTCCCTAAACTCCTGA
- the TRIM15 gene encoding E3 ubiquitin-protein ligase TRIM15 isoform X2 — protein MPSTSSHKGAACPACKRALEDAVTAACGHIFCQLCLPPPHHMGAQPSSGVLLCPLCREKEETETLVAPVPLGPLGETFCEEHGEKIYFFCEKDAEFLCVFCREGPTHQAHTVGFLDEAIQPYRDRLRSRLEALSTERDEIEDIKNREEQKFQVLLTQIESKKQQVKAAFERLQQELGEQQCLLLARLTELEKQIWKERDEYILKVTEEVVRLGAQVKELEEKCQQPASELLQDVRVTQSRCEMKTFVSPEAISSDLVRKIRDLHRKILTLPEMMNTFSENLVHHLETDSGLGWGPRVCISNKLPGKVDACDPWITPLVAKPYSTAPLAGQVEELSSSPLMDQKGKLRSREAKPLADCTRGRHSGPSDRQPESGAVGGPEVGEVRAAEAEPARQPPALPAPPGGAGLPRLLLRTPRLAGGGAAGRRRRLQRGGGAGGRGAGGAGPERRPGRLGRGPVAPAVLGQHLPGHRPAAGRRPAQPGRRAGLRGRPRDPAQRRDAGAHLHLHRLLLW, from the exons ATGCCCTCAACCTCCTCCCATAAGGGGGCTGCCTGTCCTGCCTGCAAGAGGGCCCTGGAGGATGCAGTGACCGCGGCCTGTGGACACATCTTTTGCCAGCtgtgcctccccccaccccaccacatgGGGGCCCAGCCCTCCAGCGGGGTCCTGCTCTGTCCTCTctgcagagagaaagaggagacagagaCCCTTGTGGCCCCTGTGCCCCTGGGCCCTCTGGGGGAGACTTTCTGCGAGGAGCACGGCGAGAAGATTTACTTCTTCTGTGAGAAAGATGCCGAGTTCCTCTGTGTGTTCTGCCGAGAGGGTCCCACCCACCAGGCTCACACCGTGGGCTTCCTCGATGAGGCCATTCAGCCCTACCGG GATCGTCTCAGGAGTCGGTTGGAAGCTCTAAGCACGGAGAGAGATGAGATTGAGGACATAAAGAATCGGGAAGAACAGAAGTTCCAAGTGCTTCTG ACTCAGATTGAAAGCAAGAAGCAGCAGGTGAAAGCTGCTTTTGAGCGGTTGCAGCAGGAGCTGGGGGAACAGCAGTGTCTCCTGCTGGCCAGGCTGACTGAGCTGGAGAAGCAAATCTGGAAGGAGAGAGATGAGTACATCTTAAAGGTCACTGAGGAGGTCGTCCGGCTTGGAGCCCAGGTGAAGGAGCTGGAGGAGAAGTGTCAGCAGCCAGCAAGTGAGCTTCTACAA GATGTCAGAGTCACCCAGAGCAG GTGTGAGATGAAGACTTTTGTGAGTCCAGAGGCCATTTCTTCTGACCTTGTCAGGAAGATCCGCGATCTCCACAGGAAAATACTCACCCTCCCAGAGATGATGAATACCTTCTCAG AAAACTTGGTGCATCATCTGGAAACAGATTCAG gtctgggatggggcccaagagtctgcatttctaacaagctcccaggtaaaGTGGATGCCTGTGATCCATGGATCACACCTCTGGTGGCAAAACCTTACAGCACAGCGCCACTTGCGGGTCAGGTAGAGGAGCTGTCATCCTCTCCCCTCATGGaccagaaggggaaactgaggtccagagaagccAAGCCACTGGCAGACTGCACAAG GGGTCGTCACTCTGGACCCTCAGACCGCCAGCCGGAGTCTGGTGCTGTCGGAGGACCGGAGGTCGGTGAGGTGCGCGCCGCGGAAGCAGAACCTGCCCGACAGCCCCCTGCGCTTCCAGCGCCTCCCGGCGGTGCTGGGCTCCCCCGGCTTCTGCTCCGGACGCCACGGCTGGCAGGTGGAGGTGCAGCTGGGAGACGGCGGCGGCTGCAGCGTGGGGGTGGCGCGGGAGGGCGTGGGGCGGGCGGAGCAGGGCCTGAGCGCCGACCGGGGCGTCTGGGCCGTGGGCCTGTCGCACCAGCAGTGCTGGGCCAGCACCTCCCCGGTCACCGACCTGCCGCTGGACGGCGTCCCGCGCAGCCTGGCCGTCGCGCTGGACTACGAGGCCGGCCGCGTGACCCTGCTCAACGCCGAGACGCGGGAGCCCATCTTCACCTTCACCGCCTCCTTCTCTGGTAG
- the TRIM15 gene encoding E3 ubiquitin-protein ligase TRIM15 isoform X1 encodes MPSTSSHKGAACPACKRALEDAVTAACGHIFCQLCLPPPHHMGAQPSSGVLLCPLCREKEETETLVAPVPLGPLGETFCEEHGEKIYFFCEKDAEFLCVFCREGPTHQAHTVGFLDEAIQPYRDRLRSRLEALSTERDEIEDIKNREEQKFQVLLTQIESKKQQVKAAFERLQQELGEQQCLLLARLTELEKQIWKERDEYILKVTEEVVRLGAQVKELEEKCQQPASELLQDVRVTQSRCEMKTFVSPEAISSDLVRKIRDLHRKILTLPEMMNTFSENLVHHLETDSVGLGWGPRVCISNKLPGKVDACDPWITPLVAKPYSTAPLAGQVEELSSSPLMDQKGKLRSREAKPLADCTRGRHSGPSDRQPESGAVGGPEVGEVRAAEAEPARQPPALPAPPGGAGLPRLLLRTPRLAGGGAAGRRRRLQRGGGAGGRGAGGAGPERRPGRLGRGPVAPAVLGQHLPGHRPAAGRRPAQPGRRAGLRGRPRDPAQRRDAGAHLHLHRLLLW; translated from the exons ATGCCCTCAACCTCCTCCCATAAGGGGGCTGCCTGTCCTGCCTGCAAGAGGGCCCTGGAGGATGCAGTGACCGCGGCCTGTGGACACATCTTTTGCCAGCtgtgcctccccccaccccaccacatgGGGGCCCAGCCCTCCAGCGGGGTCCTGCTCTGTCCTCTctgcagagagaaagaggagacagagaCCCTTGTGGCCCCTGTGCCCCTGGGCCCTCTGGGGGAGACTTTCTGCGAGGAGCACGGCGAGAAGATTTACTTCTTCTGTGAGAAAGATGCCGAGTTCCTCTGTGTGTTCTGCCGAGAGGGTCCCACCCACCAGGCTCACACCGTGGGCTTCCTCGATGAGGCCATTCAGCCCTACCGG GATCGTCTCAGGAGTCGGTTGGAAGCTCTAAGCACGGAGAGAGATGAGATTGAGGACATAAAGAATCGGGAAGAACAGAAGTTCCAAGTGCTTCTG ACTCAGATTGAAAGCAAGAAGCAGCAGGTGAAAGCTGCTTTTGAGCGGTTGCAGCAGGAGCTGGGGGAACAGCAGTGTCTCCTGCTGGCCAGGCTGACTGAGCTGGAGAAGCAAATCTGGAAGGAGAGAGATGAGTACATCTTAAAGGTCACTGAGGAGGTCGTCCGGCTTGGAGCCCAGGTGAAGGAGCTGGAGGAGAAGTGTCAGCAGCCAGCAAGTGAGCTTCTACAA GATGTCAGAGTCACCCAGAGCAG GTGTGAGATGAAGACTTTTGTGAGTCCAGAGGCCATTTCTTCTGACCTTGTCAGGAAGATCCGCGATCTCCACAGGAAAATACTCACCCTCCCAGAGATGATGAATACCTTCTCAG AAAACTTGGTGCATCATCTGGAAACAGATTCAG taggtctgggatggggcccaagagtctgcatttctaacaagctcccaggtaaaGTGGATGCCTGTGATCCATGGATCACACCTCTGGTGGCAAAACCTTACAGCACAGCGCCACTTGCGGGTCAGGTAGAGGAGCTGTCATCCTCTCCCCTCATGGaccagaaggggaaactgaggtccagagaagccAAGCCACTGGCAGACTGCACAAG GGGTCGTCACTCTGGACCCTCAGACCGCCAGCCGGAGTCTGGTGCTGTCGGAGGACCGGAGGTCGGTGAGGTGCGCGCCGCGGAAGCAGAACCTGCCCGACAGCCCCCTGCGCTTCCAGCGCCTCCCGGCGGTGCTGGGCTCCCCCGGCTTCTGCTCCGGACGCCACGGCTGGCAGGTGGAGGTGCAGCTGGGAGACGGCGGCGGCTGCAGCGTGGGGGTGGCGCGGGAGGGCGTGGGGCGGGCGGAGCAGGGCCTGAGCGCCGACCGGGGCGTCTGGGCCGTGGGCCTGTCGCACCAGCAGTGCTGGGCCAGCACCTCCCCGGTCACCGACCTGCCGCTGGACGGCGTCCCGCGCAGCCTGGCCGTCGCGCTGGACTACGAGGCCGGCCGCGTGACCCTGCTCAACGCCGAGACGCGGGAGCCCATCTTCACCTTCACCGCCTCCTTCTCTGGTAG
- the TRIM15 gene encoding E3 ubiquitin-protein ligase TRIM15 isoform X3, whose amino-acid sequence MPSTSSHKGAACPACKRALEDAVTAACGHIFCQLCLPPPHHMGAQPSSGVLLCPLCREKEETETLVAPVPLGPLGETFCEEHGEKIYFFCEKDAEFLCVFCREGPTHQAHTVGFLDEAIQPYRDRLRSRLEALSTERDEIEDIKNREEQKFQVLLTQIESKKQQVKAAFERLQQELGEQQCLLLARLTELEKQIWKERDEYILKVTEEVVRLGAQVKELEEKCQQPASELLQDVRVTQSRCEMKTFVSPEAISSDLVRKIRDLHRKILTLPEMMNTFSENLVHHLETDSGVVTLDPQTASRSLVLSEDRRSVRCAPRKQNLPDSPLRFQRLPAVLGSPGFCSGRHGWQVEVQLGDGGGCSVGVAREGVGRAEQGLSADRGVWAVGLSHQQCWASTSPVTDLPLDGVPRSLAVALDYEAGRVTLLNAETREPIFTFTASFSGRVFPFFAVWKKGSCLTLKG is encoded by the exons ATGCCCTCAACCTCCTCCCATAAGGGGGCTGCCTGTCCTGCCTGCAAGAGGGCCCTGGAGGATGCAGTGACCGCGGCCTGTGGACACATCTTTTGCCAGCtgtgcctccccccaccccaccacatgGGGGCCCAGCCCTCCAGCGGGGTCCTGCTCTGTCCTCTctgcagagagaaagaggagacagagaCCCTTGTGGCCCCTGTGCCCCTGGGCCCTCTGGGGGAGACTTTCTGCGAGGAGCACGGCGAGAAGATTTACTTCTTCTGTGAGAAAGATGCCGAGTTCCTCTGTGTGTTCTGCCGAGAGGGTCCCACCCACCAGGCTCACACCGTGGGCTTCCTCGATGAGGCCATTCAGCCCTACCGG GATCGTCTCAGGAGTCGGTTGGAAGCTCTAAGCACGGAGAGAGATGAGATTGAGGACATAAAGAATCGGGAAGAACAGAAGTTCCAAGTGCTTCTG ACTCAGATTGAAAGCAAGAAGCAGCAGGTGAAAGCTGCTTTTGAGCGGTTGCAGCAGGAGCTGGGGGAACAGCAGTGTCTCCTGCTGGCCAGGCTGACTGAGCTGGAGAAGCAAATCTGGAAGGAGAGAGATGAGTACATCTTAAAGGTCACTGAGGAGGTCGTCCGGCTTGGAGCCCAGGTGAAGGAGCTGGAGGAGAAGTGTCAGCAGCCAGCAAGTGAGCTTCTACAA GATGTCAGAGTCACCCAGAGCAG GTGTGAGATGAAGACTTTTGTGAGTCCAGAGGCCATTTCTTCTGACCTTGTCAGGAAGATCCGCGATCTCCACAGGAAAATACTCACCCTCCCAGAGATGATGAATACCTTCTCAG AAAACTTGGTGCATCATCTGGAAACAGATTCAG GGGTCGTCACTCTGGACCCTCAGACCGCCAGCCGGAGTCTGGTGCTGTCGGAGGACCGGAGGTCGGTGAGGTGCGCGCCGCGGAAGCAGAACCTGCCCGACAGCCCCCTGCGCTTCCAGCGCCTCCCGGCGGTGCTGGGCTCCCCCGGCTTCTGCTCCGGACGCCACGGCTGGCAGGTGGAGGTGCAGCTGGGAGACGGCGGCGGCTGCAGCGTGGGGGTGGCGCGGGAGGGCGTGGGGCGGGCGGAGCAGGGCCTGAGCGCCGACCGGGGCGTCTGGGCCGTGGGCCTGTCGCACCAGCAGTGCTGGGCCAGCACCTCCCCGGTCACCGACCTGCCGCTGGACGGCGTCCCGCGCAGCCTGGCCGTCGCGCTGGACTACGAGGCCGGCCGCGTGACCCTGCTCAACGCCGAGACGCGGGAGCCCATCTTCACCTTCACCGCCTCCTTCTCTGGTAGAGTCTTTCCTTTCTTCGCTGTCTGGAAAAAAGGCTCCTGCCTTACTTTAAAGGGCTGA